TTTAAACATAAATATACTGTAAACCGCCGCAGGTAACGCGAGTTCATAAGAACCCAAAAGAGAAATAGCTACATAGACGGCAAGAGTTCCGTTATGAATTCCCACTTCCATGGAAATCGCGATGGCTTCCTTGTCCCTTACTTTTGCCAACAAAGGAAGAATGTATCCGGTTGCCAGACTTAGAATATTAAATAGGTAAACCGGTATGCCCACTTGGATCAATGCGTCCACAATCCTATGTTTTTCTTTTGCAATCGTAGCGGCAATGATCACGAACAAAAATATAAAAGAAAAAATCCGAACAGGTTTGTCCATTTTTTCCGCAAAGTTGGGAAAGTGTTTTTTTCCGAACATTCCGAATACAACCGGAATCAAAATAATAAAAAATACTTCGATCGTTTTTTGGAACTGAAGTCCTATCGATTGATTTCCATCCGAAAAATAACTAATGGAAAAGTTGACAATCAAAGGAAGAGTGACTGCGGCAAGTACGCTATTAACTGCCGTTAGTGTGAGGTTGAGTGCTACATCACCTTTGGCGAAATGGGAAAAAAGATTGGCCGCGACTCCCCCGGGGCTTGCGGCAAGAATCATAACCCCGATCGAGAGTTCCGGAGATAATCCGAAAGCATGACAGATACCAAGGCCGAATAAAGGTAGAAGAAACATTTGGCAAACCAAACCGATCACTACCGATTTAGGAAAACGTACCACTCTGGCAAAATCCGCGACGGTAAGGGAGAGACCCAATCCGAACATGATCAGCGCAAGCGCTCCGGGAAGAAGATAAGTGACGAAAAAAGAAGTGGAACCCATTGCAAACTCCTTATGAGAAT
The nucleotide sequence above comes from Leptospira kobayashii. Encoded proteins:
- a CDS encoding bile acid:sodium symporter family protein; the protein is MGSTSFFVTYLLPGALALIMFGLGLSLTVADFARVVRFPKSVVIGLVCQMFLLPLFGLGICHAFGLSPELSIGVMILAASPGGVAANLFSHFAKGDVALNLTLTAVNSVLAAVTLPLIVNFSISYFSDGNQSIGLQFQKTIEVFFIILIPVVFGMFGKKHFPNFAEKMDKPVRIFSFIFLFVIIAATIAKEKHRIVDALIQVGIPVYLFNILSLATGYILPLLAKVRDKEAIAISMEVGIHNGTLAVYVAISLLGSYELALPAAVYSIFMFKTAGIFTAILIKRNKEVSNVS